A stretch of Rhinopithecus roxellana isolate Shanxi Qingling chromosome 12, ASM756505v1, whole genome shotgun sequence DNA encodes these proteins:
- the PVR gene encoding poliovirus receptor isoform X2: MARTMAAAWPPLLLTLLVLSWPPPGTGDVVVQAPTQVPGFLGDSVTLPCYLQVPGMEVTHVSQLTWSRHGESSSLAVFHQTQGPNYSEPKRLEFVAARLGTELRDASLRMFGLRIEDEGNYTCLFVTFPQGSRSVDIWLRVLAKPQNTAEVQKVQLTGKPVPMARCVSTGGRPPAHITWHSDLGGMPNTSQAPGFLSGTVTVTSLWILVPSSQVDGKSVTCKVEHESFEKPQLLTVNLTVYYPPEVSISGYDNNWYLSQNEATLTCDARSNPEPTGYNWSTTMGPLPPFAVAQGAQLLIRPVDKPINTTFICNVTNALGTRQAELTVQVKEGPPSEPSGMSSNVIIFLILGIVILLTLLGIGLYFYRSRCSRKEYASASANGYISYSDVSREASFCQDPQTEGTR; encoded by the exons ATGGCCCGAACCATGGCCGCCGCATGGCCTCCGCTGCTACTGACGCTACTGGTGCTGTCCTGGCCACCCCCAGGAACCG GGGACGTCGTCGTGCAGGCGCCCACCCAGGTGCCAGGCTTCTTGGGCGACTCTGTGACGCTGCCCTGCTACCTACAGGTGCCCGGCATGGAGGTGACGCACGTGTCACAGCTGACTTGGTCACGGCATGGTGAATCCAGCAGCTTGGCCGTCTTCCACCAAACGCAGGGCCCCAACTATTCGGAGCCCAAACGGCTGGAATTCGTGGCCGCCAGACTGGGCACAGAGCTGCGGGATGCCTCATTGAGGATGTTCGGGTTGCGCATCGAGGATGAAGGCAACTACACCTGCCTGTTCGTCACGTtcccacagggcagcaggagcgTGGATATCTGGCTCCGAGTGCTTG CCAAGCCCCAAAACACAGCTGAGGTTCAGAAGGTCCAGCTCACTGGAAAGCCGGTGCCCATGGCCCGCTGCGTCTCCACAGGGGGTCGCCCGCCAGCCCACATCACCTGGCACTCAGACCTGGGCGGGATGCCCAATACCAGCCAGGCGCCAGGGTTCCTGTCTGGCACAGTCACTGTCACCAGCCTCTGGATTTTGGTGCCCTCAAGCCAGGTGGACGGCAAGAGTGTGACCTGCAAGGTGGAGCACGAGAGCTTTGAGAAGCCTCAGCTGCTGACTGTGAACCTCACCGTCTACT ACCCCCCAGAGGTATCCATCTCTGGCTATGATAACAACTGGTACCTCAGCCAGAATGAGGCCACCCTGACCTGCGACGCTCGCAGCAACCCGGAGCCCACAGGCTACAACTGGAGCAC GACCATGGGTCCCCTGCCACCCTTCGCTGTGGCCCAGGGCGCCCAGCTCCTGATCCGTCCTGTGGACAAACCAATCAACACAACTTTCATCTGCAACGTCACCAATGCCCTAGGAACTCGCCAGGCAGAACTGACCGTCCAGGTCAAAG aGGGACCTCCCAGTGAGCCCTCAGGCATGTCCAGTAACGTCATCATCTTCCTGATTCTGGGAATCGTGATTCTTCTCACCCTCCTGGGGATCGGGCTTTATTTCTATCGGTCCAGATGTTCCC GTAAGGAGTATGCCAGCGCCTCGGCTAATGGG TATATCTCCTATTCAGATGTGAGCAGAGAGGCCAGCTTTTGCCAGGATCCACAGACAGAGGGAACAAGGTGA
- the PVR gene encoding poliovirus receptor isoform X1 encodes MARTMAAAWPPLLLTLLVLSWPPPGTGDVVVQAPTQVPGFLGDSVTLPCYLQVPGMEVTHVSQLTWSRHGESSSLAVFHQTQGPNYSEPKRLEFVAARLGTELRDASLRMFGLRIEDEGNYTCLFVTFPQGSRSVDIWLRVLAKPQNTAEVQKVQLTGKPVPMARCVSTGGRPPAHITWHSDLGGMPNTSQAPGFLSGTVTVTSLWILVPSSQVDGKSVTCKVEHESFEKPQLLTVNLTVYYPPEVSISGYDNNWYLSQNEATLTCDARSNPEPTGYNWSTTMGPLPPFAVAQGAQLLIRPVDKPINTTFICNVTNALGTRQAELTVQVKEGPPSEPSGMSSNVIIFLILGIVILLTLLGIGLYFYRSRCSREFLWHHHLSLSSKEYASASANGYISYSDVSREASFCQDPQTEGTR; translated from the exons ATGGCCCGAACCATGGCCGCCGCATGGCCTCCGCTGCTACTGACGCTACTGGTGCTGTCCTGGCCACCCCCAGGAACCG GGGACGTCGTCGTGCAGGCGCCCACCCAGGTGCCAGGCTTCTTGGGCGACTCTGTGACGCTGCCCTGCTACCTACAGGTGCCCGGCATGGAGGTGACGCACGTGTCACAGCTGACTTGGTCACGGCATGGTGAATCCAGCAGCTTGGCCGTCTTCCACCAAACGCAGGGCCCCAACTATTCGGAGCCCAAACGGCTGGAATTCGTGGCCGCCAGACTGGGCACAGAGCTGCGGGATGCCTCATTGAGGATGTTCGGGTTGCGCATCGAGGATGAAGGCAACTACACCTGCCTGTTCGTCACGTtcccacagggcagcaggagcgTGGATATCTGGCTCCGAGTGCTTG CCAAGCCCCAAAACACAGCTGAGGTTCAGAAGGTCCAGCTCACTGGAAAGCCGGTGCCCATGGCCCGCTGCGTCTCCACAGGGGGTCGCCCGCCAGCCCACATCACCTGGCACTCAGACCTGGGCGGGATGCCCAATACCAGCCAGGCGCCAGGGTTCCTGTCTGGCACAGTCACTGTCACCAGCCTCTGGATTTTGGTGCCCTCAAGCCAGGTGGACGGCAAGAGTGTGACCTGCAAGGTGGAGCACGAGAGCTTTGAGAAGCCTCAGCTGCTGACTGTGAACCTCACCGTCTACT ACCCCCCAGAGGTATCCATCTCTGGCTATGATAACAACTGGTACCTCAGCCAGAATGAGGCCACCCTGACCTGCGACGCTCGCAGCAACCCGGAGCCCACAGGCTACAACTGGAGCAC GACCATGGGTCCCCTGCCACCCTTCGCTGTGGCCCAGGGCGCCCAGCTCCTGATCCGTCCTGTGGACAAACCAATCAACACAACTTTCATCTGCAACGTCACCAATGCCCTAGGAACTCGCCAGGCAGAACTGACCGTCCAGGTCAAAG aGGGACCTCCCAGTGAGCCCTCAGGCATGTCCAGTAACGTCATCATCTTCCTGATTCTGGGAATCGTGATTCTTCTCACCCTCCTGGGGATCGGGCTTTATTTCTATCGGTCCAGATGTTCCCGTGAGTTCCTTTGGCACCATCATCTGTCTCTCTCGA GTAAGGAGTATGCCAGCGCCTCGGCTAATGGG TATATCTCCTATTCAGATGTGAGCAGAGAGGCCAGCTTTTGCCAGGATCCACAGACAGAGGGAACAAGGTGA
- the PVR gene encoding poliovirus receptor isoform X3, translated as MEVTHVSQLTWSRHGESSSLAVFHQTQGPNYSEPKRLEFVAARLGTELRDASLRMFGLRIEDEGNYTCLFVTFPQGSRSVDIWLRVLAKPQNTAEVQKVQLTGKPVPMARCVSTGGRPPAHITWHSDLGGMPNTSQAPGFLSGTVTVTSLWILVPSSQVDGKSVTCKVEHESFEKPQLLTVNLTVYYPPEVSISGYDNNWYLSQNEATLTCDARSNPEPTGYNWSTTMGPLPPFAVAQGAQLLIRPVDKPINTTFICNVTNALGTRQAELTVQVKEGPPSEPSGMSSNVIIFLILGIVILLTLLGIGLYFYRSRCSREFLWHHHLSLSSKEYASASANGYISYSDVSREASFCQDPQTEGTR; from the exons ATGGAGGTGACGCACGTGTCACAGCTGACTTGGTCACGGCATGGTGAATCCAGCAGCTTGGCCGTCTTCCACCAAACGCAGGGCCCCAACTATTCGGAGCCCAAACGGCTGGAATTCGTGGCCGCCAGACTGGGCACAGAGCTGCGGGATGCCTCATTGAGGATGTTCGGGTTGCGCATCGAGGATGAAGGCAACTACACCTGCCTGTTCGTCACGTtcccacagggcagcaggagcgTGGATATCTGGCTCCGAGTGCTTG CCAAGCCCCAAAACACAGCTGAGGTTCAGAAGGTCCAGCTCACTGGAAAGCCGGTGCCCATGGCCCGCTGCGTCTCCACAGGGGGTCGCCCGCCAGCCCACATCACCTGGCACTCAGACCTGGGCGGGATGCCCAATACCAGCCAGGCGCCAGGGTTCCTGTCTGGCACAGTCACTGTCACCAGCCTCTGGATTTTGGTGCCCTCAAGCCAGGTGGACGGCAAGAGTGTGACCTGCAAGGTGGAGCACGAGAGCTTTGAGAAGCCTCAGCTGCTGACTGTGAACCTCACCGTCTACT ACCCCCCAGAGGTATCCATCTCTGGCTATGATAACAACTGGTACCTCAGCCAGAATGAGGCCACCCTGACCTGCGACGCTCGCAGCAACCCGGAGCCCACAGGCTACAACTGGAGCAC GACCATGGGTCCCCTGCCACCCTTCGCTGTGGCCCAGGGCGCCCAGCTCCTGATCCGTCCTGTGGACAAACCAATCAACACAACTTTCATCTGCAACGTCACCAATGCCCTAGGAACTCGCCAGGCAGAACTGACCGTCCAGGTCAAAG aGGGACCTCCCAGTGAGCCCTCAGGCATGTCCAGTAACGTCATCATCTTCCTGATTCTGGGAATCGTGATTCTTCTCACCCTCCTGGGGATCGGGCTTTATTTCTATCGGTCCAGATGTTCCCGTGAGTTCCTTTGGCACCATCATCTGTCTCTCTCGA GTAAGGAGTATGCCAGCGCCTCGGCTAATGGG TATATCTCCTATTCAGATGTGAGCAGAGAGGCCAGCTTTTGCCAGGATCCACAGACAGAGGGAACAAGGTGA